ggggcaaggagggagagaggaggtggcCCCAGGGCTTTCCCAGGGGGCAGGGTTGTGTCACAGGCATCCAGGCCCTGGAGGAGCTCCCCACCCCATCAGCAGGCCAGAGCCCGGGTCAAGCAAGCCGCAGGTGAGCACTCTGGAGCTCTGCTGAGGCTGGAGGGCTGGAGACGGTGCTGAGCGCCGCTCCTTCTGGGGCCCTGCCAGTTCTCTCCCCAGCAGGTTAAAGATGAACTCACAGCCTCCCCGATCCTAAGGGAGCATGTACAGGGGGCGTGGCTGAGATGTGCACCTGGGGAGATGGAGGGGCCCAGGGGGACATCTGCAGAGAATGATGGGAGAGTCTGTGGTAGAAACTCATAGTTGGGCATTTGGGAACATGACGGGGGGATGGACCGTCAGAAGGAGAGATCCACCTGGAAAGATGAATAAAGGGCAGGCGACGGGGAGCTCAGACTGTACACGTGTGGAGATCGCTGGGGGCTGCCCTAACAGAGGAGGTTCAGAATTAGAAAGTGGGGACTCCATCTTCAAAGTGGGGATCCCCAAGCCACTGCTCTGGCTCCCCAAACCCCAGCTAGTCCTTCACATGGTCAAACCCGGTGGGACAGAGGCCCTGATTTGcaggctccctcccacccagcaTGAATGAGTGGCCCCGTCACCTTCTCCCCACTCTGAGCAATCTTTGGTTAAGGCCTCCCACCTTCATCCCCAGAAGACCCCCAGCATCTGGAAACAACAGGTTTCCCTGGGGGCCCAGGGAAATCCTGGGGGGCAGTGTCCAAGCCCGGTCACCCGAGAGGGTGGTCACTCGAGGGGGAGTGGGAGGCTCAGTACCATCTCCTGAGATGTCCTGGTCATGGTCCCAGTCTTAGCTTTCCCCCCTCACATGTGCCACCTCGAGCAGATTCACAGCCCTCCTGGCTTGTTGCTATTTTATACCACAAAGTTTGGGACGGTTTGCTATGCAGCAGTAGAACTGGGACAGCTGCTCACAAAATGACTGCAGGATTTAAATAGTATTActttttctgcagaaactaagatcCATTCTCCACTTACAGCACTATTTGAACATCAGAATAATTATTTCTGAATACAGATTTCGTGGCCATCACAATCATCGTTAATTATGGTGGTAATTTACCTGCAGAATAACCATGGTGGAAAAATAACTGTACATTTCTCCTTCAACTTGACGGGGAGAATGCCAACTTATAAACCACATATGGAGCTTTCCATTCCAAGTTACATCCAGCAGGCTTTCTATATTTGAAAGTGAATATTCAGATATAAACACTCACCATGAATGCAAAGCCTCGCTTGTATTCCTGGGGCGGTTACATAAATTAGATCAGATGGGCCGAATACTTCTGGGTCCGAGATACACAGCAATGACATGGAAGAAAGAGATTTGATATTTGATCTTTCTGAAGATCAAGATCTTAGCAAGCTTCAAAGCAATCCTgtgattgttattattatttttctaatatctgCGTGGCTCCTTGGGGTGGGTGACAAGGTTAGTGGCAGCAGGAGAAACAGGCTCACTGACCCCTGGCCAACAAAGGAGACTGACTGGTGAGTGGCTGTTGAGTGGATCGCAatctcccaaccccctcccccctccaagaGCAATGATGCTTGCAGAACCCAGAGTGGTCCCCTGGTTGACATCTTCCCAGTGGACGACCCATTGGTTTTTAACTTCCACCATGTCTCCTAGAATCAGGCTGCAGCTCCTCAGGTGTCCCAGGGCAGGGCCATGCCCTCTTCAGTCCCACCCGGAGCAGGGTCATGTCTGCTCACACTGGCCCCCTCCCTGCCAGGGTGAGCTGTGTCCCCTCAGAACCCCCAGGACATGGTCATATCTGCTCAGAATCCCCAAGGTGGACCACGTTCTTTCAGAGTCCCCAAACATCGTAAAACACACATACAGTACATTTTTCAGCTaacaacaacaaaggaaaatGTACAGCCCCATCCCCGTGACTCAATGCGTTTCTAACAAAGCAATGTGTGGGTCAAGTCTCGAATTGTATCTCCGATACGATGGGTAGAACGGTGCAGCAGCCTGCAGACGTTTGGAAAAGCGCATGGAGATGTGGGGCTGGGGCGTTCCTGATGGACAAAGTAATGGTGGGGATCACCAAATCCTAAGAGTTTGGTCCAGGGAGGGATGCTTGGAGCGTTTTCTAAATGGATAGTCTGTATGTTATTCAAAGGGGCTTTCCTGTGTCTATTTATGTTTTAGGAAATTGCTTGGGGGCTTGTAGCTGATAAGcaacacatttaatttttatcattgaaAGTCATGGGAGGAAccccctggcagcccagtggtcaagactctgcgcttccaatgcagggggcgtggggtcaatccctggttggggaactaaggtcccacgtgccccacggcgcagccaaaaaaaaaaagaaaggaaagataaaagaaagtcATGGGAAACAGGCACCTGGTGGGTGTTTTTCTGCAGAGCATCTGGTGTCCAGCAACACCTGGACAAGACTACCAAAGAAACTCCTTAACTTCCCGTAGTTTAGGGGGCAGTAGTGCCCCCTGGTGGCCATTGGTGTCCCAGCAAGGTCTGCACACGTTCTAGGGAACAGAGTGGGTCCCAGGGGAAACTGAGAACAACCTCCAGCCCAGATGACAAGATAAGGGTCTCAGGCTGTGCTCACAGGGCCTGGTGCTTCTGCCTCCTCCCTACAGGGCCTTGATTCCCATGTTGATCCACAGTGGATGTCTTTTTTTCACTGGGCATCTACAACCATTTTTTCTGGAAAGAGCAACCCACTTTCCTTTGGAGAACCCCTCACACTCAAGTCATGTATTTCCTGAGGGTCaaacctcctccccaccccatgcaCAGGTGCACAGTGGTTTGATAAGGGGTGAGCATGTGACCCAAATCCGTCCAGGGAGAGCCAGGCCTGGGACTTTTTTGCTGTAGCTGATGGGAAAGAAGGATTCTTTTTCCACTGTGGCTGTTAAGTCATCCATGGCATATAAGAGTTTCGGTGGGTTGGGGGGACATCTCTGTCTCTGACTGTAGGGGAGCCTGCTTGGAAATGAAGCTGACACAGAAAAGCAGATGTGAGAGAGGAAGTGAGAGACAATCCTGATGAAAAATATTCAGCAGCTGGATCCAGCAGTACCTGAAGCCAGACGCTGCAGAGCATTTCCAGTTAGGTGAACCAATTAAGGTATTTTCTCTTAAGCCAGCGGGAACTGGAGCGTCACACTCCCTGTCTGATGTTTGCCTGGCCCAACTGCTCTCTTCCAACCCCCCAAAATGTCCTCATTTGCTGCTTACATTTGCAAACTCAGAGACCACATTAATCAAAAccatctttattatttaaagagcATCCTGTCATCAGGGGCACTAGATGGGACTCCCCGGACGGCAGAACAATATTTACATGGGGGTCAGAAGGGTGAGGCTCGGGTGGTCCCAGGGCTGAGTGGGCCCGCCACTGTGGAGGACCTTGGAGGGAGGGTATCCTTGGACCTGTGGGCTGGGcccaagaagaaaaatgttcCATCCCAGGGTGAACCCCATCATGTGGGGCTGGAGCCACCTAGATCAGCTTGGGCCCTGCAGGCGTGCACAGCGAGGAGAAGCCACAGGTCAGAGCTGGGTCACCATGCCGCTGGCTTCGGAGTGAGTCTGGGGAAAGACAACTAGGGGCTTCCAAGGTCTGAGAGGCTTCCCCCAAAGTCCCACAGCTGAACTCCCCTCCCCAGGAGCCCTTTGAAGGCTATCCGTTCCCTAGGGCACCCTCTTCTAAGCCTGAGCGCTGGTTTCTGGAAAACCCTggctccctccctttccccctcagAGTCCCAAACCCTCCCACCCTCTGGCTCCCATCTGGGCCCAAATTTCACCTTTATGGCCTGGAAGATCCACTCCCGGAAGTCACTGACTTTGGTGTAGACGCCTGGCTTCTGGGCCAGGGCACAGCCGGTGCCCCAGCTCACAATGCCACACAGCCGCCAACGTGGCGTCCGAGAGATGCTGTCCTCACACACGAAGGGGCCACCGCTGTCGCCCTGGTAGGGGACGGAAGGCCTGGCTGGAAGCCAAGATGGCTAGCCGAGAGGCCCTCCTCGGATGATTGTGGGCTGTGGTCACAGAGCCCTCTGGCCCTGAGGTAGCGAGCCTGACCACCCACTGCCATGTGTCTCCACCCCCGGAGAGGAGGGGGCCCGGGCTGCCCCTCACCGTCCCTCACCTGGCAGGCATCAATGCCACCCTCAGGATAGCCGGCACAGAACATCTTGGGTTTGATCTGGTTCCCGTAAAAGTCGGGGCCGTTGCAGACATCACTGCTGATTATGGGGACTCGGGCCTCCTGGAGTACCCCCGCCTGTTGGCCTGGGGGTGTGCAAGCAGGGCTGGACGAAGCTGGGGGGCATGCAcaccccccttccttcctggtgCCCACCCAGGCTCCTTAGTGTCCCTACACCCCTGGGCCACGAGGCCTTCAAGCAGGCCAACGGCCCTTCCCCAGCCCGGATCGGAGTCTCCCTTAACAGTGACTTCACGGGCAGAGGACGGAACTCACCGTAGTACTGTGTGTTGCCCCAGCCAGTCACGGTGCAGATCTTGCCGTCCACTAGGGCCTGCCCGGCAGCCGGGAGGCACACGGGCTGGATGTACTCTGTGAGACAGACCACGCTGGTCCCACCCCTGCCGGCCTGCCCCGCCTGGTACAGACCTCAGCCCAGCTGCCCCTGGTGCCCCCGGCCCACCCTTCCCTCTGTTCTTTTACAACGACAACAGCAGAAGTTGCCTTCTACTGAGAGCTCACTAGGTACTAGGCACCTTCCTGGGTGAGTTCCTTTAATATCCCATCAGCCCAGGGAGGTAGGAGCTATTAGTACCCCACTTAAAGAGGGGAAAATAAGGCCGTGTCATTTGTCCAAAGCCTCAGAATGAGTCCATGAGTcgatggcagagccagaatttgaacccagcttGGCCCAATTTCCAAGCCTGTATTCTTAACCATGGCCCATGGGGCTGCCCCTGCCTAGAGGGTGCCTCTGTGAGAAATTTTACAAGGTACTATCTTGAGATGCTGGACTTCCACCTGTCGAAAAAATCATCATAATAAACACACCAGTCCACCCTGTCCACAGTAAGAATGGCATCCCTGACACATGACTtccttgtgcagtgcacaacccaCACCAGTGGTCCTGGCAGCCCTACCTGCTGCCTGCTGGTGACTTCACCTCCCTGAGCTCAGAGCTCTCAGGTGCAAAGTGGAAAGAATAATCATTTCCCCCCAGAGGTGTATAGTGAGACATCGGTGACGCGCTGAATAGCATGCCTGGCTAATAGGAAATGCTCACGTAACTAGCAATAGTAAAAAACAGCAACAGTGGCAATGATTGTTAATATTAACTGAGTGCTGGCATTGCTGTAGGCTCTTGACTCAGATTAACCCTTTTCATCATTTCAATAACCCTCAGAagtcatttaacagatgagggaaactgaggcatggagaggtgaAGCCACGCGCTCAAGATCGCAGAGCTGGCAAGTACCTGACCCCAAAGCCCGTGCCGTTACCCCTCAGCCACGTGTctcaaacccaggcccctcccaccccatccaccTGTGCCCCATGGATACCTCCCCACTTCAATCTTTTTAACCCTCTCACTCCATTCACTAAAGAGAAGGGTTTATTTCGTTTTAAAGAGAAACatgcacaccactgtaaagcaattataccccagtaaagatgtaaaaaattttttaaaagagaaacatgtattattcaatactctgtaatgacctacatgggaatagaatctaaaaaagagcggCTATATGTGTaggtataactgactcactttgctgcacaagaaactaacacaacattgtaaagcaactatactccaataaaaaaattaatttagaaacaagaaaagaaaaacatgtatcGCTCCCTTAAATGGAAAACCAGCATCACGGAccattcagaagaaaaataaccgtaaagataagaaaaatgcaaaccaaatAGTACTGACTTCCCTGGCAACACAGCCAGGGGCTCACAGGCACTGATTCCAGCGCCAGGCAGCCTGTCTAGCACGTTTGGTTTATCCATGTGTCAGATGGTAGAcgtctgggttgtttccatcttttggaaTAATGCTGGTCTGAACACTCGTGCACCAGTTTTGGTGTAgctatgtgttttcatttcttttgggtacgtatctaggagtggaattgccgggcCAAATCGTAACTCTGTGTTGAACTGCTTGAGGAATCGCCACAtggctttccaaagtggctgtaccaattgtCCCCATCTAATGAATACCCAGTGCGTGCCCCTCAGGATCATTTCCCTCATCACCATGGATTCCTATGCCCTAgccccctcctctgtcctcctgGCCCCTGGTGTCCCCAGGCCAAGGAACAGCCCCAGACTTACCTGTGAGGGGCAGGGAGCTGGACAGGTGGACCAGGGCAATGTCATTGCTGTTCTCCTCGCTGTTGGGGTCTCGAAAGGGGAGATAGCCCCCGTGGTAGATTACTGCCTGCACCCCCAGCTGCACGCCATGGGGTGAGGTCTGGGCCACGGCACCGGCAAACACTCGCCATCGGGACAGGACCCGGTTCCGCCTACCAGGGATAGGAGGGGAGGGTGGCAGCCTGCTTGGGCACAGCCTCCCCGACCCTGCcgctccccagcctctcccctcagCGCCATGGGAGACACTCACTCAGGGAAGCAGTGGGCGGCTGTCAGCACCCAGTCTCTGGAGAGCAGGGATCCCCCACAGAGGTGTGCTCCATCGTAGCGAAGACTGACTTGCCATGGCCACCTGCCCAAGCTGGTGTCTTGGCCACCCACGATGCGATCGACGGGCAGCTTCCTATGGCCACAGTCTGTGGGAGAGGGGGCAGTCAGGGGCAGTGGGAGGCCTGGAACCCCTGCCTTAGGGGGTCTGAGAGGTCATACGCCACTCTGCGAAGAGTGAGTGGACACGATCCTAACCTGAGGGGTCTGAGGGACATGGCTCCACCGTGGGGGAGGGTGTCTGAGGAGACACAGCCCCATCCTTGGGGACCCAGGGGGACATGGCTCCACCCGGGGGGGAGGGAGATATGAGGAGACACAGACCCCTCCTTGGGGACCTAGAGGGACATGGCTCtaccaggaggggagggagatcTGAGAAGACACAGCCCCATCCTTGCAGGATCTAAGAGGATAAGGCCTGCCTGGGGGTGTCTAATGGGACGTGGTCCTGCCCTCAGGggggggtctcagaagaagactCTGAGTTTCAGGGTCTCACCTTGGCAGATGGTAGCTAGGAAACGACCCCTGGGACAGTCGCTGTGGGAGAGACAGGGATGGGGACACAAGGGGAGACAAAAAGAGAGGCCAATTAAGAGGCAAGAAAGGCACATTGGGGGAGCAGGGGTGTGCGTGCCGGGGGCGGTGCGCGCCCTGCCTGCCCGCCGCCCTCCTCACCACACGGAAAGGACCTCGAGCAGCCTCCGGGCATGCGGCAGCCTCCCCTCGTCCACGCAGAAGAAGCCCGACGTGCCGTTGGCGCCCGCCGTCCGCACGTCCAGCTCCGAGTGGGCCAGCGCCCTGGGCGGGGCAGGGGTCAGGCCTgcggccccgcccccccgccccccacccccaggggcacCCCGGTACCTGAGGAAGCCCATCTCCTCGCAGCTGAGCCCCGCCACCCTGGCGTTGGAGCGCGAGGAGCACAGCAGACGCCACGTGCCCTCCGTCTGGTCAAACACCGTGAGCCGGGCGTCGGCCGGGCCGACCTGCACTGCAGGGCGACAGGACCGCCGCCTGGGTCGCCTTCCTGCCCGAGCCCTCCCAGCCTCTTCTCCAACCCCGTGGATCTAGTCCTGAGTCCTGGCAGGCCCGACGGCAGCACCCCGGGCCCCCCACATTTGTGACTGCGTCTGGAAGGGCCCATGACTCAAGTTGAACCAAAGATCGGGGTCTCTGGGACTCTGGCTGCCCCGCCAGGGGGAACCAGGGGGCTTTCTCCTACCACTGGGGTTCCTAAGCTGGTTGCCCATGAGCTGGAAATCTGGAATTCTGCCAGGAGATTTGGGACGAGGGAAACTGTTTTAACCAAGCTCCCAGGAGAATGGCATGTGAGGCTGGGTCTGCCTGGGCCCATCTTTGCCCCAAGGAGGGGAAAAATGAGCCAATGTGGAGGAAAGTCAACAGATTtctgataacatttttaaagcccCTGATGGAGTCAGGCTTGAAGAACCCCCAGAACTGTTGCTTAAGTGAGTCAataatttccctttttgtttaGCCAGTTTCTtagattttccttttgtcttttacaGCCTGAAGACCCTTGACTAATACATCACAGtgccaaaatatttaaatagatttcctataatcttaaaaaaaaagagagagaatagctATCTTTTTCTGCAGGACTTGTCAGAGCCTTGAATACACACTAAATTGCATGATAATTCTCCAAGCAGAGGATgcagtattcattcattcattcaacaagtgttaACTAGACACATACTCCATGCCCAGTCCTGTGTGGGGTGATGCCGGGGGACATAAAGATGACCAAGACAGCCCTGGGCTGTGCCCTCACCAACCAAAGTCCACCaatgggggagacagacagcagtaaaaaaaaatcacccaaccAAACACAGCATCACAAACTTTGAGAAGAGGTAGGGCAGAGATACACAGGAAGACTGGAGAGAGCTTATGGGGGATTCCTCCTGCCTGGGGCTTTACTGTGTTGAGAAGTGATGCTCCCCTCAGCCCCTCATAGGCTGCTCCTCACATGGTCAGAGGACCCTTGTGCACACCTAAGCCAGGTCACAGCCCTTAGCcgtatttatttacatttaacaaacactcagtatgtgccaggctctattcTGGGCAATGAACAGGTCAGACAAAACCCCCAGCTCTGAGGAGCTCAAAGGCCAATAGGTGAGATGCATAACAAACaggacagagaggttaaatagatGGTGTGTCACAAAAGAAGGCGCCAGGGAGATAAATCAAGCTTGACAGAGGCAGGGGAGTGCTGGcattgaggggaggggaggttgcACTTTCCAACCGGTGGGCAGGGAAAGCTGCACAAAGATCTGAAGGAGGTAAGAAGACAGGTGAGGGAACAGAGAACCAGGCCAAAGGAACTGCCAAGGGCAAAGATCCcaaggtggtggggtggggggcggggagacaCGGGGGATGtttaaggaacagcaaggaggctggagcagagtgagctaGGGGAGGGGAGATGTGAGACAAGACTGGATTGACActaggactttggcttttaccaGGAGTGAGATGCGGCCAGAGGAGGGCTCTGAGCCAGGAGGGCCCTGACCTGACACCAGTTCACAGGCTCCCTCTGGCAGTGTGTGGGGAGCAGACTGTAGGGGCGGGatgggagcagggagaccaggaAGGAGGCTGTGTGATGGTCCAGGAGGGAGAGGATGGAGGCTGGGCCAGGGTCGGGGCAGCAGGGGGGGAACAGAGTTTAGATTTAGGGTAGATTCTGTGGGTGGAGCCCACAGGGTCTGCTGAGATTGGAGGTcggtgtgagagaaagagggtCTGAGGGCAATTCCAGGGTGTTTGGCCTGAGCCACCAGAAGGATGGAGCTGCCACTGACCGAGatggggaaggtgggaaggagtaAGCCTGGGGAAAGATCGGCTGTGAACCCCTTTTCTCCTGAGCTTCCTGCATGGCTGGTGTTCTGAGAGCACATTCTGGGAACGTGAATCTGGTGCAAACTCAATTTTGCATCCTCGTAGGAGGAACTTGGTGAGGCCACACCCAAGCTGAGCAGTCTTCCCACAGCCCCACAGATCTGGACGAGGGGAGGCAGGACTTCCAGGGAAAACCCTATCCTGCTgaggacagagaaaggcaaacagaGGATGTGCATTCAGGCCTGAGGGACTCCAAACCCCAAGCTTTTAACGTTGCCCTAGACAGCCTCTCAAGTGGCTTCCGTCCTGAGGGTTAAACAATAATGGCACAGTAATAATAACACTTGGCTATGTTTCCTGGGGATGTCAGTGGGCTGACCCCATGCTATGTGTCATATCTGGGGGGTTCTTTGAATCCCACCACCATCCTGGAAGGTAGAGACCATTTCTATGCCCAtcttgcagatggggaaactgaaccTTGGAGAGGCTATACTTGCCCAGGGGAATATAGCTAAGAAC
Above is a window of Phocoena sinus isolate mPhoSin1 chromosome 19, mPhoSin1.pri, whole genome shotgun sequence DNA encoding:
- the HPN gene encoding serine protease hepsin isoform X2; the protein is MAEKEGGRTVPCCSGPKVAALTVGTVLLLTGIGAASWAIVTVLLRSDQEPLYPVQVGPADARLTVFDQTEGTWRLLCSSRSNARVAGLSCEEMGFLRALAHSELDVRTAGANGTSGFFCVDEGRLPHARRLLEVLSVCDCPRGRFLATICQDCGHRKLPVDRIVGGQDTSLGRWPWQVSLRYDGAHLCGGSLLSRDWVLTAAHCFPERNRVLSRWRVFAGAVAQTSPHGVQLGVQAVIYHGGYLPFRDPNSEENSNDIALVHLSSSLPLTEYIQPVCLPAAGQALVDGKICTVTGWGNTQYYGQQAGVLQEARVPIISSDVCNGPDFYGNQIKPKMFCAGYPEGGIDACQGDSGGPFVCEDSISRTPRWRLCGIVSWGTGCALAQKPGVYTKVSDFREWIFQAIKGPS
- the HPN gene encoding serine protease hepsin isoform X1, whose translation is MAEKEGGRTVPCCSGPKVAALTVGTVLLLTGIGAASWAIVTVLLRSDQEPLYPVQVGPADARLTVFDQTEGTWRLLCSSRSNARVAGLSCEEMGFLRALAHSELDVRTAGANGTSGFFCVDEGRLPHARRLLEVLSVCDCPRGRFLATICQDCGHRKLPVDRIVGGQDTSLGRWPWQVSLRYDGAHLCGGSLLSRDWVLTAAHCFPERNRVLSRWRVFAGAVAQTSPHGVQLGVQAVIYHGGYLPFRDPNSEENSNDIALVHLSSSLPLTEYIQPVCLPAAGQALVDGKICTVTGWGNTQYYGQQAGVLQEARVPIISSDVCNGPDFYGNQIKPKMFCAGYPEGGIDACQGDSGGPFVCEDSISRTPRWRLCGIVSWGTGCALAQKPGVYTKVSDFREWIFQAIKTHSEASGMVTQL